The proteins below come from a single Chitinophaga pinensis DSM 2588 genomic window:
- the dctA gene encoding C4-dicarboxylate transporter DctA: MSKLFRHLYFQVIVAIFLGIITGALFPSAAATGKMMSEIFINLIKMLIAPIIFLTIVLGIARMGDMKKVGRVGGKALLYFELVTTLAIVIGLIVANLLQPGTGMKPRNVNAEQVAKYQEQATHFSWSEFLMHIVPSNVVDSFAKGDIIQVLVFAILFGYGLTKMKSVGDSLLLTFEKLSEVFFNILKFIMKLAPIGAFGGMVFTVGSFGLSALYPMLKLMGCVYLTMFLFIFVILGLIAYKYEFSLWKYLVFIRNELLIVLGTSSSESALPGLMEKLERLGCARQVVGLVVPAGYSFNLDGTSIYLSMAMIFLAQVSKVPLDIWQQLTIIGILMITSKGAAGITGSGFIVLTSTLTAIKVIPLEGLGILIGVDRFMSEARAITNLIGNGVATIVMAKSEDAFDMEKYMAATGKKQTTI, from the coding sequence ATGAGTAAATTGTTTCGCCATCTCTATTTCCAGGTGATTGTAGCTATCTTCCTTGGTATTATCACTGGCGCCCTATTCCCTTCTGCCGCTGCTACCGGTAAAATGATGAGCGAGATTTTCATTAATCTGATCAAAATGCTCATCGCCCCGATCATCTTCCTGACTATCGTCCTCGGTATCGCCCGCATGGGTGATATGAAGAAAGTCGGCCGTGTAGGCGGGAAAGCCCTGCTGTATTTCGAACTGGTGACCACGCTCGCCATTGTTATCGGACTGATCGTGGCGAATCTCCTGCAACCAGGTACCGGCATGAAACCCAGGAACGTGAACGCGGAACAGGTGGCGAAATACCAGGAACAGGCAACTCATTTCAGCTGGTCGGAGTTTCTCATGCATATCGTACCCTCTAACGTGGTCGATTCCTTTGCTAAAGGAGATATCATTCAGGTACTGGTATTCGCAATCCTCTTCGGTTACGGACTGACGAAAATGAAAAGCGTAGGAGACTCCCTGCTGCTGACTTTCGAAAAATTGTCAGAAGTCTTCTTCAACATACTCAAATTTATCATGAAACTGGCGCCGATAGGCGCCTTTGGGGGAATGGTCTTCACCGTTGGTAGCTTCGGACTGAGCGCCTTATACCCTATGCTGAAGCTAATGGGATGCGTCTACCTGACTATGTTCCTGTTCATCTTTGTAATACTGGGACTAATCGCCTATAAATATGAATTCAGTCTCTGGAAATACCTGGTGTTTATCCGGAATGAACTCCTGATCGTACTGGGTACCTCTTCCTCAGAATCCGCCCTGCCAGGTTTAATGGAAAAATTGGAACGCCTCGGATGCGCCAGACAGGTAGTCGGACTCGTCGTACCTGCCGGCTATTCCTTCAACCTTGATGGCACCAGCATCTATCTTTCTATGGCAATGATATTTCTGGCTCAGGTTTCTAAAGTACCTTTAGATATCTGGCAGCAGCTGACGATCATCGGCATATTGATGATCACCTCAAAAGGAGCCGCCGGCATTACCGGCAGCGGATTCATCGTACTGACATCCACCCTGACAGCTATAAAAGTGATACCCCTCGAAGGGCTCGGTATCCTGATAGGAGTGGACCGCTTTATGTCTGAAGCCCGTGCTATCACAAACCTTATCGGAAATGGCGTTGCGACGATTGTTATGGCAAAAAGCGAAGATGCATTTGACATGGAAAAATATATGGCAGCTACCGGTAAGAAGCAAACAACCATTTAA
- the gap gene encoding type I glyceraldehyde-3-phosphate dehydrogenase, with protein sequence MGTTLKIGINGFGRIGRLVYRQIYKMPGIDVVAINDLTSPAVLAHLLKYDSAQGRFDSEVKHSDNAITVDGNEVKIYAQRDPSQIPWKEHGIDVVIESTGFFADKDKAAAHLTAGAKRVVISAPATGDLKTVVFNVNHDILDGSETIISCASCTTNCLAPMAKVLDDSFGIELGTMTTIHAYTNDQNTLDAPHPKGDLRRARAAAANIVPNSTGAAKAIGLVLPSLKGKLDGNAQRVPTITGSLTELVSVLKKKVTAEEINAAMKAAANESFGYTEDEIVSTDIVGINYGSLYDATQTKVITVGDKQLVKTVSWYDNEMSYVSQLVRTVKYFAGLINK encoded by the coding sequence ATGGGAACTACTCTTAAAATCGGTATTAATGGTTTCGGTCGTATTGGCCGCTTAGTATACCGTCAGATCTACAAGATGCCAGGCATAGACGTGGTAGCTATTAATGACCTTACAAGTCCCGCTGTATTAGCTCATCTGTTGAAGTACGATTCTGCACAGGGTCGTTTCGATTCAGAAGTTAAGCATTCTGATAACGCCATCACCGTTGACGGTAATGAGGTAAAAATATACGCACAGAGAGATCCTTCACAAATTCCCTGGAAAGAGCATGGTATTGATGTGGTGATTGAATCTACAGGTTTCTTTGCAGATAAAGATAAAGCAGCAGCTCACCTGACCGCAGGCGCTAAAAGAGTAGTAATCTCTGCTCCTGCTACCGGCGACCTGAAAACAGTAGTTTTCAACGTAAACCATGATATCCTCGATGGTAGCGAAACTATCATCTCCTGCGCTTCATGTACTACGAACTGTCTGGCGCCAATGGCGAAAGTACTGGATGATTCCTTCGGTATCGAACTGGGTACTATGACCACCATCCACGCTTACACCAATGACCAGAACACCCTGGACGCTCCGCATCCAAAAGGTGACCTGCGCCGTGCTCGTGCCGCTGCAGCTAACATCGTTCCAAACAGCACCGGTGCTGCTAAAGCAATCGGCCTGGTACTGCCTTCCCTGAAAGGTAAACTGGATGGTAACGCACAGCGTGTTCCAACTATCACTGGCTCCCTGACTGAACTGGTTTCCGTTCTGAAGAAGAAAGTAACCGCTGAAGAAATAAACGCTGCAATGAAAGCTGCCGCTAACGAATCTTTCGGTTATACTGAAGATGAAATCGTAAGCACTGACATCGTTGGTATCAACTACGGTTCACTGTATGATGCTACTCAGACGAAAGTTATCACTGTTGGCGATAAACAACTGGTGAAAACTGTATCCTGGTACGATAACGAAATGAGCTACGTTTCTCAGCTCGTTCGTACAGTGAAATACTTCGCTGGTCTGATCAACAAATAA
- a CDS encoding two-component regulator propeller domain-containing protein, with protein MTKLYLSKYLYVSAVLIWLMIWPCAQGRAQGSSYTFSHLDRTDGLASNHVSAIMQDSKGFIWIASTALQRYDGINLVTIASFDKVPGSIYYDDICLCEDNKGRIWMGAPDNIRYYDPATATVSVLKIDIPPSIHGSLSCSRIIQDHAGAIWATTQEGLLQYDDVRNRFVKPANIPETIRRDLYSTIVEDKKGNLWISGRSGVYKFDPSRKHLYYADNNPEHDPLLAIRTSVKRFYIDRQQRIWVAARGGDSLYQYYPDTREMHTFSFSMPFSNGNMVTDIIADRDLNIWVATENGGIYRFNEPAGKFDINIRANNEDDQDLYYDFEVNCFLSDRNGRLWVGTDLGVNILSIPDNSFRIMDHRTVFKGSEARLPKTEVTGLFQDSHGNIYAGYWGRGFCWLNPSLELLGQYLHDAKSPAYQLPEERSLVWSFAEMKNGTVLIGQENGNLSIFDPTKGKFLKHYQPNVFGDQTLMTMLPEGDTAVWIGLYKRGLVRWDTRTDAFIAYPALLEYVNRPITIMDIARRSDSLLWISTSDAGLIRFNTQKGSVSASKLFLHDKLTVSNITCIEFLDDSTLIAGTDHGLWVYNTFSNVARPLMINGALFDEWVLNLQVNGSVGTWFSTQYGFYYFNKQQGSIETFVQSGDIIDNNRKVRRTVSMLHDGRLMVGASDHFVIFDPAALQVAPPPPDVTILGFRAMDSVIHIGVERGKYAPVTLTHRQNFISIEFKSLLYHHEPVGYLYQLEGVDEEWVKAGGLLVARYTNLPPGSYLFKVRSVDPAGTFSSGVTTITVNILPAFWQTSLFRICCVLLIIVLIYVYFKLRVNAVKKEARRRTAIQQQIAQLEMKALRAQMNPHFIFNALNSIQTFMMKRETEQALSYLGRFARLIRNVLDNSQLNSIPISNELRMLENYLELEKLRFGDQFSYKITVDDELDPDFTDIPTMILQPFVENAIWHGLLHKKEDGHLSIAFHQQNGSLLCVIEDNGVGRERAVAQRQQGNEHHSRGLQITRDRLALYNRRFNLDATFDIEDLYDDAGQPSGTRVNVWFPLSEV; from the coding sequence TTGACGAAGCTGTACTTATCGAAATATCTGTATGTTTCAGCCGTATTGATCTGGCTGATGATATGGCCTTGTGCACAAGGCCGCGCACAGGGATCTTCTTATACATTCTCTCACCTTGACAGAACCGACGGACTGGCCAGCAATCACGTATCAGCGATCATGCAGGATAGTAAAGGCTTTATCTGGATCGCCAGTACCGCCCTGCAACGCTATGACGGGATCAATCTCGTCACCATCGCCAGCTTCGATAAAGTGCCCGGCTCTATCTATTATGACGATATCTGCCTTTGTGAAGATAATAAAGGCCGTATCTGGATGGGCGCTCCTGACAATATCCGCTATTACGATCCGGCTACTGCTACCGTCTCCGTATTAAAGATCGATATCCCGCCCTCCATACACGGCAGCCTCAGTTGCAGCCGTATCATACAAGACCACGCTGGCGCCATATGGGCTACCACCCAGGAAGGATTATTGCAATATGATGATGTGCGAAACCGCTTTGTAAAGCCTGCTAATATTCCGGAAACCATCAGAAGAGACTTATATAGCACCATTGTAGAAGATAAGAAAGGCAACCTCTGGATCAGTGGTCGCAGTGGTGTGTATAAGTTCGACCCCTCCCGTAAACATCTTTATTACGCTGATAATAACCCGGAACATGATCCGCTGCTGGCCATCAGAACCAGTGTGAAACGTTTTTATATCGATCGGCAGCAACGCATATGGGTGGCTGCCAGGGGAGGCGACTCCCTCTATCAATACTATCCGGACACCCGGGAAATGCATACCTTCTCTTTTTCCATGCCCTTTTCGAATGGGAATATGGTAACGGATATCATTGCAGACCGTGATCTGAACATATGGGTAGCTACGGAAAATGGCGGTATCTACCGCTTTAATGAGCCTGCCGGTAAGTTTGACATCAATATCCGGGCGAATAACGAAGACGACCAGGACCTGTACTACGATTTTGAGGTGAACTGCTTCCTGAGTGACCGTAACGGCCGCTTATGGGTAGGCACCGATCTGGGGGTGAATATCCTGAGTATACCGGACAATTCCTTCCGGATCATGGACCATCGCACCGTCTTCAAAGGCTCAGAAGCCCGCCTGCCCAAAACAGAAGTAACAGGTCTTTTCCAGGATAGCCATGGGAATATTTATGCCGGTTACTGGGGGAGAGGCTTTTGCTGGCTGAATCCCTCGCTGGAATTATTAGGGCAATACCTGCATGATGCGAAAAGTCCTGCCTATCAATTGCCGGAGGAACGAAGTCTCGTCTGGAGTTTTGCGGAAATGAAGAATGGGACGGTACTGATCGGACAGGAAAATGGCAACTTGTCCATATTTGACCCGACCAAAGGGAAATTTCTGAAGCATTACCAGCCCAACGTTTTTGGTGACCAGACCCTGATGACCATGCTACCGGAAGGGGATACGGCTGTCTGGATCGGTCTGTACAAAAGGGGACTTGTACGCTGGGATACCCGTACAGACGCTTTTATTGCTTATCCCGCTTTACTGGAATATGTCAACCGGCCTATAACGATTATGGACATCGCCCGGCGTTCTGACTCCCTGCTGTGGATTTCCACCAGCGATGCAGGACTGATCCGCTTTAATACCCAGAAAGGAAGCGTGAGTGCCTCAAAATTATTCCTGCACGATAAACTGACCGTCAGCAATATCACCTGTATAGAATTCCTGGATGACAGCACACTGATTGCCGGAACAGATCATGGACTCTGGGTTTACAATACCTTCAGTAATGTAGCCCGTCCACTGATGATCAATGGTGCCTTGTTTGACGAATGGGTACTCAATCTGCAGGTAAATGGCTCCGTAGGTACCTGGTTTAGCACCCAGTATGGATTCTATTATTTCAATAAACAACAGGGATCAATCGAGACATTCGTACAGAGTGGCGATATCATAGACAATAACAGGAAAGTACGCAGGACAGTCAGTATGCTGCATGATGGCCGCTTAATGGTCGGCGCTTCTGATCATTTTGTCATCTTTGATCCGGCTGCATTACAGGTAGCGCCACCGCCGCCTGATGTGACGATCCTTGGTTTCCGGGCAATGGATAGTGTGATCCATATAGGAGTGGAGAGAGGAAAGTATGCGCCGGTAACATTGACGCACCGGCAGAACTTTATCAGTATAGAGTTTAAAAGTCTGCTGTATCACCATGAACCTGTAGGTTATCTGTACCAGCTGGAAGGCGTCGATGAAGAATGGGTAAAAGCAGGGGGGCTGCTGGTAGCAAGATATACCAACCTGCCACCGGGTAGTTATCTGTTCAAAGTACGCAGTGTGGATCCTGCGGGTACTTTTTCATCGGGCGTGACCACCATTACCGTGAATATCTTACCGGCCTTCTGGCAAACGTCGTTGTTTAGAATATGCTGTGTATTACTGATTATAGTATTAATCTACGTTTACTTCAAACTGCGTGTAAATGCGGTAAAGAAGGAAGCCCGCAGACGTACGGCTATTCAGCAGCAGATCGCGCAGCTGGAGATGAAGGCGCTCCGTGCACAGATGAACCCTCACTTTATTTTCAATGCGCTGAATTCCATTCAGACATTTATGATGAAGCGCGAAACGGAGCAGGCATTGTCTTATCTGGGACGTTTTGCAAGGCTGATCAGGAATGTACTGGACAATTCACAGTTGAACAGTATCCCGATTTCTAATGAACTCCGTATGCTGGAAAACTATCTGGAACTGGAGAAACTGCGTTTCGGAGATCAGTTCAGTTATAAGATTACGGTAGATGATGAACTGGATCCCGACTTTACAGATATTCCTACCATGATCTTACAGCCTTTTGTAGAGAATGCGATCTGGCATGGATTGCTGCATAAGAAAGAAGACGGTCACCTGTCCATTGCTTTTCACCAGCAGAATGGAAGTCTGTTATGTGTGATAGAAGATAACGGGGTAGGAAGAGAAAGAGCAGTGGCACAACGTCAGCAGGGGAATGAGCATCATTCCCGTGGATTGCAGATCACGAGGGACAGGCTGGCCTTATACAACAGACGTTTCAACCTGGATGCTACTTTTGATATAGAAGATTTGTATGACGACGCAGGACAACCAAGCGGCACACGTGTCAATGTCTGGTTCCCGCTGAGTGAAGTATAA
- a CDS encoding phosphoglycerate kinase produces the protein MSQFSDFNFSGHKAVVRVDFNVPLNDKFEITDDTRMTAAVPTIRKILKDGGSVILMSHLGRPKDGPTDKYSLKHLVYHLVKLLDGATVKFAEDCIGPVAEEAAAKLQSGEVLLLENLRFHKEEEKGDKAFAEKLSKLGDVYVNDAFGTAHRAHASTAVIAEFYAADKRMFGLLMEAEVSNGEKVLSGSGTPFTAILGGAKVSDKILIIENLMEKANNIIIGGGMAYTFLKALGKEIGSSLCENDKLDLALELLAKAKAKGVQLILPVDSVAADKFAADANTQIVSNDNIPAGWMGLDIGEKSVALFSETIQQSKTILWNGPMGVFEMKAFQNGTKAVADAIVLATAQGAFSLVGGGDSVAAVNQFGLAEKVSYVSTGGGALLEFFEGKTLPGIAAIKG, from the coding sequence ATGAGTCAATTCTCCGACTTTAACTTTAGTGGCCATAAAGCAGTGGTGCGCGTAGATTTCAACGTGCCCCTTAATGATAAATTTGAGATCACGGATGATACCCGTATGACCGCCGCTGTACCAACTATCAGGAAAATCCTGAAAGATGGTGGTAGCGTAATCCTGATGTCTCACCTGGGCCGCCCGAAAGATGGTCCTACTGACAAATACTCCCTGAAACACCTGGTATATCACCTGGTAAAATTACTGGATGGCGCCACCGTGAAATTCGCGGAAGATTGCATCGGTCCCGTAGCAGAAGAAGCAGCTGCAAAACTGCAGTCCGGAGAAGTACTCCTGCTCGAAAACCTGCGCTTCCATAAAGAAGAAGAAAAAGGTGACAAAGCCTTCGCTGAAAAATTATCCAAACTGGGTGATGTATATGTGAATGATGCCTTCGGTACCGCTCACCGTGCACATGCTTCTACAGCGGTAATCGCTGAATTCTATGCTGCTGACAAACGTATGTTCGGTCTGCTGATGGAAGCTGAAGTTAGCAATGGCGAGAAAGTACTGAGCGGTTCCGGTACTCCATTTACCGCTATCCTGGGTGGTGCTAAAGTGAGCGACAAGATCCTGATCATCGAAAACCTGATGGAAAAAGCAAATAACATCATCATCGGTGGTGGTATGGCTTACACCTTCCTGAAAGCACTGGGTAAAGAGATCGGTAGCTCCCTCTGCGAAAATGATAAACTGGACCTGGCACTCGAACTGCTGGCTAAAGCCAAAGCAAAAGGTGTGCAGCTGATCCTGCCTGTTGACTCAGTAGCTGCTGATAAGTTTGCCGCTGATGCCAACACCCAGATCGTTAGTAATGACAATATCCCAGCCGGTTGGATGGGGCTGGATATAGGAGAGAAATCCGTTGCGCTGTTCAGCGAAACAATCCAGCAGTCCAAAACTATCCTCTGGAATGGTCCAATGGGCGTATTCGAAATGAAAGCTTTCCAGAACGGTACCAAAGCGGTTGCCGACGCTATCGTACTGGCTACCGCACAGGGTGCATTCTCCCTGGTAGGTGGTGGTGACTCCGTAGCTGCTGTAAACCAGTTCGGTCTGGCTGAAAAAGTAAGCTACGTATCTACCGGTGGTGGTGCACTGCTCGAATTCTTCGAAGGTAAAACCCTTCCTGGTATCGCTGCTATCAAAGGCTAA
- a CDS encoding DUF6443 domain-containing protein — protein sequence MSINQYIINIKLLAVAIILPASLFAQKPGGSLGAATPVTTPSPYTHTTINYVRTWEPEAPLKDTNAITSPTRLVREVKQTTEYLDGLGRAIQRVAKGVSPNGRDLVQMFIYDPYGREQYSYLQYTHQASGDGKFKRDPFSAQNSFYKNGILNPGLSGENIFYTKKEIELSPLDRELKMYAPGNSWINRPVETRYLVNGIGDSVRIWTMGSTFPVSTSSYANGQLSKIVSINEHGNQTVEYKDKDSRIILKKIQISDVPSTGAFGWLCTYYVYDDMGNLRYVIPPSGVEAIKGNWTITAAVDTGLCYHYQYDARQRMIVKRAPGAGRTLLVYDSRDRVVFAQDSIQRSKVPMEWIATFYDDLNRPTMTAIYKNTISLEDLQKSVDAAVASATISYVAPAKADLAVYEHDGRSLYTATNSITVFEDFDSGNGEMVMETKPSTGDTISLLANNPLPNISPSLLTPLAYTFYDNYNYPGKLAFVGLDTAQLQVADTLFPDRRPVTNLTDGLVTGGRVRVLGTDNWLTTTNYYDDKGRVLQLISENNLGGKDVISTRYSFKGVILASYLRHQNPKSVVPQTTVLTSMTYDNGGRLLNITKRLNDDVSKEKIIVSNSYDELGRMRLKRLGVSSSGALLDTLNYTYNIQGWPLGINRNFVNSGNLTSNWFGQEISYDYGFTNNQYNGNIAGVKWKTRADSTYAYGYSYDRANRLLSAFFTQRNGVNWSQGTKDFSVSNLSYDANGNIKTMLQKGLVGTTSKTIDSLVYTYSANSNRLLGVKDVDSSITKSAKLGDFIDLNTGVQDYYYDNNGNMVADQNKRITSITYNHLNLPTVITMVGKGTITYTYDAAGRKLSKTVIDNTGNSPKTTVTDYVGAFVYKQDSLEFISHEEGRIRPVYKTGESVRYAYDYFEKDHLGNIRTVLTDQTDFTMYAASMEVDAGAKEAALFSNIEETRVETPTGYPQDNTTEKNKSVARLNGKTGGKKIGPSLVLRVMAGDTVRVNARAFYKSQGPKDDDKQAPVEDMLAGLLQAFGGNSVRNGEHNVVMVSNTTPFNSDFYGNTYQRLKEKNNDNGQSNRPKAYLNFVLFDDDFKLVEQNSGVRQVKASPDELQELAVEKMSVAKSGYLYVYTSNESQQDVYFDNVILGLNSGPLLEETHYYPFGLVMKGISTKAAGSLGNRMRFNGKEAQIDEFMDGSGLEQYDYGARNYDAQLGLWHNIDPLANLSRRWSPYVYAYNNPLRFIDPDGMLPEDNLDKNSVGMMSKQSKKMSSDNAVTSESKKALENVLNEDALIERKQMAKKMDENGSFLDMILGEQGPGKGAKKTGSKKENKADPAPEPQIISLVKRARVALTNNTVLVKIMFNEKTNKIEKFDFSIGGKHGEIKSIGDFDQQIFQGVVTYKLYFEATLGVEESVSAEMTKEGGSFGAKIGTETKQTSGETHHVVIYGNIYKGQITLSGSFLAPEDIEE from the coding sequence ATGAGTATTAATCAGTATATCATAAATATTAAACTATTGGCTGTCGCCATTATTCTGCCGGCAAGTTTATTCGCGCAGAAGCCAGGTGGAAGCCTGGGAGCCGCAACGCCTGTAACTACTCCTTCTCCATATACACATACCACCATTAATTATGTAAGAACCTGGGAGCCGGAGGCGCCGCTGAAGGATACGAATGCAATTACCTCTCCAACGAGGTTAGTCAGGGAGGTTAAACAAACTACTGAATATCTCGACGGTTTAGGACGTGCTATACAGAGGGTCGCGAAGGGAGTAAGTCCCAATGGAAGAGACCTGGTACAAATGTTTATATACGATCCATATGGTCGCGAACAGTATAGTTATCTTCAATATACTCATCAGGCATCAGGAGATGGTAAATTTAAGCGGGATCCTTTTTCTGCGCAAAACTCTTTTTATAAAAATGGTATTTTAAATCCAGGACTTTCAGGAGAGAATATTTTTTATACTAAGAAGGAAATTGAATTATCTCCCTTGGATCGGGAATTAAAAATGTATGCTCCGGGGAATAGTTGGATAAATAGACCCGTGGAGACACGTTATCTGGTAAATGGAATAGGTGATTCCGTAAGAATCTGGACGATGGGATCCACATTTCCTGTCAGTACTAGTAGTTATGCGAATGGGCAATTGAGCAAAATTGTTTCAATAAATGAGCACGGAAATCAGACGGTTGAATATAAGGATAAAGATAGCAGGATTATTCTAAAAAAAATACAGATCAGTGACGTTCCCTCTACAGGTGCATTTGGTTGGCTTTGTACTTACTATGTATATGATGATATGGGAAATCTGCGATATGTAATTCCTCCTTCTGGGGTAGAAGCAATCAAAGGTAACTGGACCATAACAGCGGCTGTAGATACTGGCTTATGCTATCACTATCAGTATGACGCTCGTCAGAGGATGATCGTTAAGCGAGCGCCAGGAGCTGGTCGTACTTTATTGGTTTACGATAGCCGTGACAGAGTTGTATTTGCGCAAGATTCAATACAGCGGTCCAAGGTGCCAATGGAGTGGATAGCAACGTTTTATGATGATCTGAATCGTCCGACGATGACTGCTATTTATAAAAATACCATCTCGCTTGAGGATTTACAGAAGAGTGTCGATGCCGCAGTTGCTTCAGCAACGATTTCTTATGTAGCTCCGGCAAAAGCAGATTTAGCTGTTTATGAACATGACGGGAGGTCTTTATACACGGCAACAAATAGTATTACAGTATTTGAAGACTTTGACTCAGGTAACGGTGAAATGGTTATGGAAACTAAACCATCTACAGGTGATACAATTTCTTTACTGGCAAACAATCCACTTCCCAATATATCTCCTTCTTTATTAACGCCATTGGCTTATACTTTTTATGATAACTATAACTATCCAGGGAAGCTCGCTTTTGTTGGTCTGGATACTGCTCAATTGCAGGTCGCAGATACATTATTCCCGGATAGAAGACCTGTAACCAATCTTACAGATGGTCTGGTTACAGGTGGTAGAGTGAGAGTGTTGGGAACGGATAATTGGCTTACGACGACAAATTATTACGATGATAAGGGAAGGGTGCTGCAGCTTATTAGTGAAAATAATCTTGGAGGTAAAGATGTCATTTCAACTCGTTACAGCTTCAAGGGTGTTATTCTCGCCAGCTATCTACGTCATCAGAATCCGAAAAGTGTAGTTCCTCAGACGACGGTTCTGACAAGTATGACTTATGATAATGGAGGGCGTCTATTAAATATTACAAAGAGATTGAATGATGATGTCAGTAAGGAGAAAATAATTGTCTCTAACAGTTACGATGAGTTGGGACGTATGCGTCTTAAACGCTTAGGTGTTTCATCATCAGGAGCCTTGCTTGATACTTTGAACTATACTTATAATATACAGGGATGGCCACTAGGAATTAATCGGAATTTTGTTAACAGTGGAAATCTTACATCTAACTGGTTTGGTCAGGAGATAAGTTATGATTACGGTTTTACAAACAACCAATATAATGGCAATATTGCAGGTGTAAAGTGGAAAACAAGGGCAGATAGCACCTATGCTTATGGTTATAGCTATGATAGAGCAAATCGCCTGCTGAGTGCCTTTTTTACGCAAAGAAATGGCGTGAATTGGTCTCAGGGAACGAAAGATTTTTCTGTCAGTAATTTGAGTTACGATGCCAATGGAAACATTAAAACCATGTTACAGAAAGGATTGGTAGGTACAACTAGCAAAACAATAGATAGCCTCGTATATACCTACTCCGCTAACAGTAACAGGCTGCTAGGTGTAAAGGATGTAGATTCATCAATTACAAAGTCTGCAAAGCTGGGTGACTTCATAGATCTTAATACTGGTGTTCAGGACTATTACTATGATAACAATGGAAACATGGTTGCCGACCAGAACAAAAGAATAACTTCAATTACTTATAATCATCTGAATTTACCGACTGTAATTACGATGGTGGGAAAAGGAACGATTACCTATACATATGATGCCGCAGGTCGTAAATTGTCGAAAACAGTGATTGATAATACAGGTAACTCTCCTAAGACTACTGTCACAGACTATGTTGGAGCATTTGTATATAAACAAGATAGTCTTGAATTCATAAGTCACGAAGAGGGCAGAATAAGACCTGTTTATAAAACAGGAGAGTCGGTTCGGTATGCTTATGATTATTTTGAAAAAGATCATCTCGGTAACATCAGGACTGTGCTCACAGACCAGACTGACTTTACTATGTACGCAGCTTCAATGGAAGTGGATGCAGGGGCGAAAGAAGCCGCTTTATTCAGTAATATAGAAGAAACAAGGGTAGAAACTCCCACCGGTTATCCACAGGATAATACAACAGAAAAAAACAAATCAGTTGCCCGGTTAAATGGTAAGACAGGTGGGAAAAAAATTGGTCCATCACTTGTGTTACGGGTAATGGCAGGTGATACTGTACGGGTCAATGCGCGAGCGTTTTACAAGTCCCAGGGGCCTAAGGATGATGATAAACAGGCTCCGGTCGAAGATATGTTGGCTGGACTTCTACAGGCATTTGGAGGGAATTCTGTGAGAAACGGAGAGCATAATGTTGTAATGGTTTCAAATACAACACCGTTTAATAGTGATTTTTATGGTAACACATATCAGCGATTAAAGGAAAAAAATAATGACAATGGGCAATCAAATCGTCCCAAGGCATATTTAAATTTTGTACTATTTGATGATGATTTTAAATTGGTAGAACAGAATAGTGGTGTACGACAGGTAAAGGCTAGTCCGGATGAGTTACAGGAATTGGCGGTAGAGAAGATGAGTGTGGCAAAGAGCGGGTATTTATACGTTTATACAAGTAATGAAAGTCAGCAGGATGTTTATTTTGACAATGTGATTTTAGGATTAAATAGTGGACCTTTGCTGGAGGAAACACATTATTATCCGTTTGGGTTAGTAATGAAAGGAATCAGCACAAAGGCCGCTGGATCTCTAGGCAATAGAATGAGGTTTAATGGAAAAGAGGCCCAGATTGATGAATTTATGGATGGTAGTGGTTTGGAGCAATATGATTATGGAGCTAGAAACTATGACGCCCAATTAGGATTGTGGCATAATATCGATCCTTTGGCAAATCTCAGCAGAAGGTGGTCGCCATATGTTTATGCATATAATAATCCTTTACGTTTTATAGATCCAGATGGGATGTTACCAGAAGATAACTTAGACAAAAATAGTGTTGGGATGATGTCAAAGCAATCTAAAAAAATGAGTTCTGACAACGCAGTGACGTCTGAGTCTAAAAAAGCATTAGAGAATGTCCTTAATGAGGATGCTCTAATAGAACGTAAACAGATGGCAAAAAAAATGGATGAGAACGGATCTTTTCTCGATATGATCTTGGGGGAACAAGGGCCAGGAAAAGGAGCAAAAAAGACTGGTAGTAAGAAGGAGAACAAAGCTGACCCCGCACCTGAACCTCAGATTATTTCTCTCGTTAAAAGAGCACGGGTTGCGCTAACTAATAATACGGTCCTTGTTAAGATAATGTTTAATGAAAAGACAAATAAAATTGAAAAATTTGATTTTTCAATAGGAGGTAAGCATGGAGAAATTAAATCTATCGGAGACTTCGACCAACAAATTTTCCAGGGGGTGGTCACCTATAAGTTGTATTTCGAAGCGACATTAGGAGTAGAAGAATCTGTATCGGCTGAAATGACAAAAGAAGGTGGATCTTTTGGAGCGAAAATTGGGACGGAGACTAAACAAACAAGTGGAGAAACACATCACGTGGTTATTTATGGTAATATTTATAAAGGGCAAATAACGTTAAGTGGATCATTTCTGGCACCGGAAGACATCGAAGAATAA